One genomic window of Nitrosomonas sp. Is35 includes the following:
- a CDS encoding SDR family oxidoreductase — protein sequence MRTMLITGANRGIGLEFVRQYAADGWRVVACCRKPATAEALNRLAAQYPDQTTVHALDVTDHAQIDQLAQTLSQQPIDLLINNAGVYPPAHGDALGETDYAAWQHAFAVNTMAPLKITEAFIRQIARSELKTIVTITSKMGSIADNRGGGSYIYRSSKAGVNIVMKSLSIDLNPQKIIAVLLHPGWVKTDMGGPGALITAEQSVAGMRRVISNLTLQDSGKFYAFDGQIVPW from the coding sequence ATGAGAACAATGTTGATTACCGGCGCGAACCGGGGTATCGGTCTGGAGTTTGTGCGGCAATATGCCGCAGATGGCTGGCGGGTAGTTGCTTGCTGCCGCAAACCGGCAACCGCCGAAGCGCTCAATCGTCTCGCCGCACAATACCCGGATCAAACCACCGTGCATGCGCTGGATGTCACCGATCACGCGCAGATTGATCAATTGGCTCAAACATTATCCCAGCAGCCGATTGACCTGCTTATCAACAATGCCGGCGTTTATCCCCCCGCGCACGGTGATGCTCTGGGCGAAACAGACTATGCCGCCTGGCAGCATGCCTTCGCGGTCAACACCATGGCGCCGCTGAAAATAACCGAAGCCTTTATCCGGCAGATCGCACGCAGCGAACTCAAAACCATTGTCACCATCACCAGCAAAATGGGCAGCATCGCCGACAACCGCGGCGGCGGGAGCTATATCTACCGCTCCAGCAAAGCGGGTGTCAACATCGTCATGAAAAGCCTGTCGATCGACTTGAATCCCCAAAAAATCATCGCCGTCCTGCTCCACCCCGGCTGGGTTAAAACCGATATGGGCGGCCCCGGCGCATTGATCACCGCCGAACAAAGCGTCGCCGGCATGCGCCGCGTGATTTCCAACCTTACACTGCAAGATTCCGGGAAGTTTTATGCGTTCGATGGTCAGATTGTGCCTTGGTAA
- a CDS encoding cytochrome P460 family protein gives MLQFKKTLLGGIAPLLLSIALASPVIASDTHHHAHGKDHNFGAFNKDNVLLTPRGYREWVFVGAPVTPNELNDGKAAFPEFHNVYIDPTSWNHWKKTGEFRDGTVIVKELVSVGSKSAPSGNGYFAGEFNGIAAMVKDSKRFPNRPGNWAFFGFESYEAKEGAIQADEACAACHKDNAAQDMVFTQYYPVLRAAKPKK, from the coding sequence ATGTTACAGTTTAAAAAGACGTTATTAGGTGGTATTGCACCATTACTGTTATCCATTGCACTGGCAAGTCCAGTAATTGCTTCCGATACGCATCATCATGCACACGGAAAAGACCATAATTTTGGTGCCTTTAATAAAGATAATGTATTGCTGACGCCTAGAGGGTACCGTGAATGGGTTTTTGTCGGCGCACCGGTCACACCGAATGAATTGAACGACGGCAAAGCCGCGTTCCCTGAATTTCACAATGTATACATCGATCCAACTAGCTGGAATCATTGGAAAAAGACCGGTGAATTCCGTGATGGAACGGTTATTGTCAAAGAACTCGTGAGCGTAGGATCAAAATCAGCACCGAGTGGAAATGGTTATTTCGCGGGAGAATTCAATGGAATCGCTGCGATGGTGAAAGACTCCAAACGTTTCCCGAACAGACCGGGTAACTGGGCATTCTTCGGTTTTGAATCATATGAAGCTAAGGAAGGCGCAATACAAGCTGATGAAGCTTGCGCAGCTTGCCATAAAGATAATGCCGCGCAAGACATGGTATTTACTCAATACTACCCCGTATTACGCGCTGCCAAGCCTAAAAAATAA
- the gloB gene encoding hydroxyacylglutathione hydrolase produces the protein MLNIHPVPAFRDNYIWVIHNRDYAVVIDPGIAFPVIDYLQTEKLQLCAILITHHHSDHTGGIAELQKLSTVPVYGPCNETIAAVTHPVRENDQIDVPQLPLRLTVMDIPGHTRGHIAYYGTDPFALVFCGDTLFSCGCGRIFEGSTQQMYQSLQKLAQLPEDTHIYCTHEYTLSNIRFARTVDPENRKLIELEITAQQLRQQNIPTLPTPLFLEKAVNPFLRCDQQALIESAQQHAAIPLPDPLSVFSVLREWKNNF, from the coding sequence ATGCTGAACATTCATCCGGTACCTGCATTTAGAGACAATTACATCTGGGTCATTCACAATCGGGATTATGCCGTGGTAATCGATCCGGGTATAGCGTTTCCCGTTATAGATTATTTGCAAACGGAAAAATTGCAATTATGCGCGATTCTTATCACCCATCATCATAGCGATCATACCGGAGGTATTGCCGAGCTACAGAAACTATCCACTGTGCCAGTATACGGACCTTGCAATGAAACCATCGCGGCAGTTACCCATCCGGTCCGGGAAAACGATCAGATCGATGTGCCACAACTGCCGCTGCGTCTTACCGTCATGGATATTCCCGGGCATACCCGCGGCCATATCGCTTATTATGGAACCGATCCATTTGCTCTGGTGTTTTGCGGCGATACGCTCTTTTCTTGCGGCTGCGGGCGGATATTCGAAGGAAGCACGCAGCAAATGTACCAATCCTTGCAGAAGCTCGCTCAGTTACCCGAAGATACCCATATTTATTGCACCCATGAATATACGCTCAGTAATATCCGTTTTGCTCGAACAGTCGATCCGGAAAACCGGAAGCTCATCGAACTGGAAATCACCGCGCAACAATTGCGCCAGCAAAATATCCCAACGCTTCCCACGCCACTATTTCTCGAAAAAGCCGTGAATCCTTTCTTGCGCTGCGATCAGCAAGCACTCATCGAAAGCGCGCAGCAGCACGCTGCAATACCGCTCCCGGATCCACTCAGCGTTTTCTCGGTATTGCGAGAATGGAAAAATAACTTCTAA
- a CDS encoding class I SAM-dependent methyltransferase, producing MTAQNVQQWFESSLGQYLIEHEQCYFDQVVANIFGYNAVQIGWPQFNFLRLNRMPFHFSVGLETGASLRAAPGFLPIQSNSVDLVILPHALEFNANPHQILREVHRVLIPEGHVVISGFNPFSLWGMCHYLRSTRREFPWNGQFIALSRLKDWLKLLDFEMAGGRLCCYTPPFKQEKWRKRLSFMEAAGDRWWPISGGVYFLHAIKHMHGMRIIKPNWKSCLDARKKMVPVAQRVNEASLEEKSAEKLNQTDELRR from the coding sequence ATGACTGCACAAAATGTTCAACAATGGTTCGAGTCCTCGCTTGGTCAATATCTGATCGAACATGAGCAGTGCTACTTTGATCAGGTTGTGGCGAATATTTTTGGCTACAATGCCGTGCAAATCGGCTGGCCGCAATTTAATTTTCTGCGTTTGAATAGAATGCCTTTTCATTTTTCCGTCGGACTCGAGACTGGAGCATCCTTACGTGCCGCGCCGGGTTTTCTGCCGATTCAGAGCAACAGTGTGGATCTTGTCATTCTGCCACATGCGCTTGAGTTTAATGCCAATCCGCACCAAATTTTACGCGAAGTGCATCGAGTTTTGATACCGGAAGGTCATGTCGTGATATCCGGTTTTAATCCGTTCAGTTTATGGGGGATGTGCCATTACTTGCGGTCGACCCGGCGGGAATTTCCCTGGAACGGTCAATTTATTGCGTTATCACGGCTTAAAGATTGGTTGAAGTTATTGGATTTTGAAATGGCTGGCGGCCGGTTATGCTGCTATACACCACCCTTTAAGCAAGAAAAGTGGCGCAAACGGCTCAGTTTTATGGAAGCGGCAGGGGATCGCTGGTGGCCGATTTCCGGGGGAGTGTATTTTTTGCATGCGATTAAGCATATGCACGGTATGCGGATTATCAAGCCGAATTGGAAGAGCTGTCTCGATGCCCGGAAAAAAATGGTGCCGGTCGCGCAAAGAGTAAACGAAGCTTCGCTTGAAGAGAAGTCAGCGGAAAAGCTGAATCAGACTGATGAGTTACGTCGATAA
- the rnhA gene encoding ribonuclease HI yields the protein MSTADAKVVEIYTDGACKGNPGVGGWGALLRYAGHEREIFGGEQLTTNNRMELLAAIRALESLKRPCKVHLHTDSQYVQKGISEWLDAWKARNWRTANKKPVKNEDLWRLLDELAQHHEIEWCWVRGHSGHVENERADQLANRGVEMITSGEVQ from the coding sequence ATGAGCACAGCGGATGCTAAAGTGGTTGAGATTTATACGGATGGCGCTTGCAAAGGAAACCCGGGCGTTGGGGGATGGGGTGCTTTGCTGCGCTATGCCGGTCATGAGCGTGAGATTTTCGGCGGAGAGCAATTAACCACCAACAATCGCATGGAATTACTCGCGGCCATACGCGCTTTGGAGTCACTCAAGCGTCCTTGCAAAGTGCACCTTCATACCGATTCGCAATACGTTCAGAAAGGCATCAGCGAATGGCTCGATGCGTGGAAAGCACGGAATTGGCGAACCGCGAACAAAAAACCCGTAAAGAATGAAGATTTATGGAGACTGTTGGACGAGTTAGCGCAACACCATGAGATTGAATGGTGTTGGGTGCGTGGGCATTCTGGGCATGTGGAGAATGAGCGCGCCGATCAACTGGCCAATCGTGGCGTGGAAATGATAACTTCCGGAGAGGTACAATAA
- the dnaQ gene encoding DNA polymerase III subunit epsilon, which produces MRQIVLDTETTGLEHKLGHRLVEVAAVELWNRQLTGNHFHYYLNPDRESDEGALQVHGLTTEFLQDKPRFHDISKEFLNFINDAELIIHNAPFDVGFLNHELSLINLKTLDKYCAAITDTLKLAKEFHPGKRNNLDALCERYSIDNSKRTLHGALLDAELLAEVYLAMTRGQESLLIDLEYTEIAQYAVENLDSLNLRIIEATAEELAQHAMVLEKIAHESNNKCLWRKLESANASDTESIGTRH; this is translated from the coding sequence ATGCGCCAAATTGTACTGGATACCGAAACGACCGGGTTGGAGCATAAGCTCGGTCATCGTCTTGTTGAAGTAGCGGCGGTGGAGTTATGGAACAGGCAGCTTACGGGTAACCACTTTCACTATTATCTTAATCCGGATCGTGAAAGTGATGAAGGAGCGTTGCAAGTGCATGGATTAACAACGGAATTCCTTCAGGATAAGCCGAGATTCCATGACATCTCCAAGGAGTTTCTAAATTTTATCAACGATGCTGAACTGATTATCCATAACGCACCGTTCGATGTCGGATTTCTCAATCATGAATTGAGTTTGATCAATTTAAAAACACTGGACAAGTATTGTGCTGCGATAACGGATACTTTGAAACTCGCGAAGGAATTTCATCCGGGTAAACGTAATAACCTCGATGCGCTATGCGAGCGCTATAGCATTGATAACTCAAAGCGCACGCTGCACGGTGCATTATTGGATGCGGAGCTATTGGCCGAAGTTTATCTGGCCATGACGCGCGGCCAGGAAAGTTTACTGATCGACCTGGAATATACCGAGATCGCTCAGTACGCCGTTGAAAATCTGGATAGTTTGAATTTGAGAATTATCGAAGCAACGGCTGAGGAATTGGCGCAGCATGCGATGGTATTAGAAAAGATCGCGCACGAGAGCAACAATAAATGCCTGTGGAGAAAGCTCGAAAGCGCAAATGCCAGTGATACGGAATCAATCGGGACGAGGCATTAA
- the cheZ gene encoding protein phosphatase CheZ — protein sequence MNTKRLMKAKTEDASQETVSSKPNKSIKLADTPPDEMAQNMEVSESMTTNKKVIDQIGQLTRNLHDSLRELGYDKRLQAIASEVPEAQDKLSYIATKTEQAAERTLNATEIAMPIQEKISADAIHLSEQWKQAFETHQTNPDTEKFKLLLIDTLQYLDKIPEQTSATNTQLMEIMMAQDFQDLTGQVIKKVTNMVQSLEKDLIDLLLANVPAKKNIIVADEGLLNGPVTNPEKRNDVVCNQDQVDDLLASLGF from the coding sequence ATGAATACAAAACGTCTTATGAAAGCTAAAACGGAAGATGCTTCCCAAGAAACAGTCAGCAGCAAACCCAATAAATCCATCAAATTAGCCGATACACCGCCAGATGAAATGGCTCAAAATATGGAAGTCAGCGAATCAATGACTACTAATAAAAAAGTGATTGATCAGATTGGACAATTAACCAGAAACTTACACGATAGTCTGCGTGAACTGGGATACGACAAGCGCCTTCAGGCAATTGCATCCGAAGTACCCGAAGCGCAAGATAAATTATCCTATATAGCGACCAAAACCGAGCAAGCAGCGGAACGGACACTGAATGCAACTGAAATTGCCATGCCAATTCAAGAGAAAATTTCCGCCGATGCTATACATTTATCTGAACAATGGAAACAAGCGTTCGAAACTCATCAAACCAACCCAGATACGGAAAAATTTAAATTATTGCTAATTGATACGCTGCAATATCTTGATAAAATTCCGGAACAAACTAGCGCCACCAATACGCAACTGATGGAAATCATGATGGCGCAAGATTTTCAGGATCTTACCGGTCAAGTAATCAAGAAAGTTACAAACATGGTGCAAAGTTTGGAGAAAGACCTGATAGATCTACTACTTGCAAACGTTCCAGCCAAGAAAAATATTATCGTTGCTGATGAAGGACTCCTGAACGGTCCGGTCACAAATCCCGAAAAACGCAATGATGTGGTATGCAATCAAGATCAGGTTGATGATCTACTCGCCAGTCTTGGGTTCTAG
- the cheY gene encoding chemotaxis response regulator CheY: MPDKNLKFLVVDDFSTMRRIVRNLLKELGFVNVDEAEDGAVALRKLQDGNFDFIVSDWNMPNMDGLTMLQNVRANEALKNIPVLMVTAEAKKENIVAAAQAGASGYIVKPFTAAVLEEKLNKIFQNMEAKIAVKA; the protein is encoded by the coding sequence ATGCCTGACAAAAATTTAAAATTCTTAGTAGTGGATGATTTTTCTACCATGCGTAGAATCGTTCGCAATCTTTTAAAAGAACTAGGATTTGTCAATGTCGATGAGGCTGAAGATGGTGCGGTAGCTTTACGCAAGCTACAAGATGGCAATTTTGATTTTATTGTATCCGATTGGAACATGCCCAATATGGATGGGTTAACCATGCTTCAGAATGTACGTGCCAATGAAGCATTAAAAAATATCCCTGTACTCATGGTCACCGCTGAAGCGAAAAAAGAAAATATCGTTGCTGCAGCCCAAGCGGGAGCGAGCGGTTATATTGTGAAACCTTTCACTGCTGCTGTACTGGAAGAAAAATTGAATAAGATATTCCAGAACATGGAAGCCAAAATAGCTGTAAAAGCATAG
- the hpnA gene encoding hopanoid-associated sugar epimerase has protein sequence MKSLVTGATGFLGSAVMRCLLAAGHEVRALVRPNSDRRNLKNFPVEIAEGDLRDHESLKRAVRGCDNLFHVAADYRLWVPDPAIMHEINVTGTRALILAAHEGGIQRMVYTSSVATLGLNTDGSPATEETPANFAGIKGHYKRSKYQAEKLVQQLVDEYHLPLIIVNPSTPIGPGDVRPTPTGRIVLDTLMGRMPAYVNTGLNIAHVDDIAQGHLLAFQRGKAGERYILGGDNMLLLQILQLIDEINGTRKKRVNIPINVMLPMAWCMEKIALFTRTEPRATLDSIHMAKKLMFFSSVKANRELGYQHRPAVEALRDAVKWFKENDYCR, from the coding sequence ATGAAGTCATTAGTCACAGGCGCAACAGGATTTCTTGGCTCCGCGGTGATGCGGTGCCTGCTTGCGGCCGGGCATGAAGTCCGTGCTCTAGTAAGACCGAATAGCGACCGGAGAAATCTGAAAAATTTCCCTGTTGAAATTGCCGAAGGCGACTTGCGCGATCATGAATCGCTCAAACGCGCCGTCCGGGGTTGCGATAATCTGTTTCATGTTGCTGCCGACTATCGGCTGTGGGTTCCGGATCCCGCGATCATGCATGAAATTAACGTGACCGGTACGCGTGCGCTGATTCTAGCTGCCCATGAGGGAGGCATTCAACGCATGGTTTATACCAGCAGTGTGGCAACACTCGGGTTAAACACCGATGGTTCACCCGCCACTGAGGAAACGCCCGCCAATTTTGCGGGCATTAAAGGTCACTATAAGCGTTCCAAATACCAAGCTGAAAAATTGGTACAACAACTCGTTGATGAATATCACTTACCATTAATCATCGTTAATCCTTCCACGCCGATCGGCCCTGGAGACGTGCGCCCCACACCGACCGGACGCATCGTGCTGGATACCTTAATGGGACGCATGCCGGCGTACGTCAATACCGGTTTGAATATTGCGCATGTCGACGACATCGCGCAAGGCCATTTACTGGCATTTCAGCGCGGAAAGGCTGGAGAACGCTATATTCTGGGCGGTGATAACATGTTGCTGCTGCAAATTCTGCAACTCATCGACGAAATTAACGGAACACGCAAAAAGCGCGTCAACATACCCATCAATGTCATGCTCCCGATGGCGTGGTGTATGGAAAAGATCGCACTCTTCACACGCACGGAGCCTCGTGCCACACTCGACAGCATTCACATGGCCAAGAAATTAATGTTTTTCTCCAGCGTAAAAGCAAATCGGGAATTGGGTTATCAACACCGCCCCGCTGTTGAAGCGCTTAGGGATGCGGTCAAATGGTTCAAAGAAAACGATTACTGCCGCTAG
- a CDS encoding phytoene/squalene synthase family protein produces MTSQPSIDDAQYQDHILQGVSRTFALTIPQLPETLRRVIGNAYLLCRITDTIEDDSALTNEQTRELSDMFAEVVCGNASAEEFAHQLYPLLSAHTIPAEHDLIKNTPAVIRVTHSFNPTQRRALERCVRIMAKGMADYQETESLDGLKDLAAMNEYCYYVAGVVGEMLTELFCDYSEEINRHKPVLMKLSVSFGQGLQMTNILKDIWDDRKRGACWLPQDIFLKNGFNLRDLRPGISDEKFQAGLAELLAVAKGHLQNALTYTSLIPQKEKGIRRFCLWAIGMAILTLNKINQHRDFSEGAQVKISRRSVKATIVTTSLFASHDWILELLFKLTSRNLPVAALNNEALPEIR; encoded by the coding sequence ATGACAAGCCAACCCAGTATCGATGATGCGCAGTATCAAGACCATATCCTGCAAGGTGTTTCACGCACTTTTGCGCTGACTATCCCGCAATTACCCGAGACGTTGCGCCGCGTGATCGGCAATGCGTATCTGCTTTGCCGCATTACCGATACGATTGAAGACGATAGCGCATTGACCAACGAACAGACCCGGGAATTATCGGACATGTTTGCCGAGGTCGTGTGCGGCAATGCTTCAGCCGAGGAATTCGCGCACCAGCTCTACCCGCTGCTTTCCGCCCATACCATTCCGGCGGAGCATGATTTAATCAAAAACACCCCGGCGGTCATTCGCGTCACACACAGCTTTAACCCGACACAACGCAGAGCGCTGGAGCGTTGCGTGCGAATCATGGCCAAGGGGATGGCGGATTATCAGGAAACGGAATCGCTGGATGGATTGAAAGATCTGGCGGCAATGAATGAATATTGCTATTACGTGGCCGGTGTTGTCGGTGAAATGTTAACCGAATTATTCTGCGATTATTCGGAAGAAATCAATCGCCATAAACCCGTTTTGATGAAGCTTTCCGTATCGTTCGGCCAGGGATTGCAAATGACGAACATTCTCAAGGATATTTGGGATGACCGTAAGCGAGGCGCTTGCTGGCTGCCGCAGGATATTTTTCTTAAAAACGGATTCAATCTGCGCGACTTGCGGCCTGGAATATCCGATGAGAAATTTCAAGCCGGATTAGCGGAGCTATTGGCAGTCGCCAAAGGTCATTTACAAAATGCGCTGACCTATACCAGCTTGATCCCCCAAAAAGAAAAAGGAATCCGCAGGTTCTGCTTATGGGCCATTGGTATGGCCATCCTGACATTAAATAAAATCAATCAACACCGGGATTTTTCGGAAGGAGCTCAAGTTAAAATCAGCCGCCGCAGTGTCAAAGCCACCATTGTAACGACCAGTTTATTTGCCAGTCATGACTGGATCCTGGAATTATTGTTCAAGCTGACATCCCGGAACTTGCCGGTGGCTGCTTTGAATAATGAAGCACTACCGGAAATCCGGTAA
- the lysA gene encoding diaminopimelate decarboxylase, with the protein MSGFPEFDYRNNELFVESVPLKQIAREFGTPCYVYSRAALTKAYQAFDAAFADRSHLICYAVKANSNIAILNLFARLGSGFDIVSSGELQRVIKAGGDPGKTVFSGVGKHVDEMRMALDANILCFNVESEAELIVLNQIAKDMGKIAPVSLRVNPDVDAKTHPYISTGLKENKFGVPASEAGRIYQSAQQYPHIRFTGLDCHIGSQLTELEPFQQAGHKMLNLLETLQSQGLSIEHLDLGGGLGIRYTDETPPSIKDYVSALCAGTRTVKQRLLIEPGRSLVGNSGILLTRVEYLKHTSARDFAIVDAAMNDLMRPALYDAYHAILPVHQNAGEARNYQVVGPVCETGDFLGHDRKLSLKDGDLLAVMSAGAYGMSMSSNYNTRPRAAEIMVDQDQIHIIRQRETIDQLMAAERVLPQ; encoded by the coding sequence ATGAGCGGTTTTCCTGAATTCGATTACCGCAACAATGAGCTTTTTGTAGAATCGGTTCCGCTTAAGCAGATTGCCCGGGAATTCGGCACACCTTGTTATGTCTACTCGCGCGCCGCTTTAACCAAAGCCTATCAGGCATTCGATGCGGCATTTGCGGACCGGAGCCATCTGATTTGTTACGCGGTAAAAGCCAATTCGAATATCGCCATCCTCAACCTTTTCGCACGGCTCGGCAGCGGCTTCGATATCGTATCGAGTGGAGAATTACAGCGTGTCATCAAAGCGGGCGGCGATCCGGGCAAAACCGTGTTTTCCGGTGTTGGGAAACATGTTGATGAAATGCGCATGGCGTTGGATGCCAACATTCTCTGTTTCAATGTGGAATCCGAAGCTGAGTTAATTGTGTTGAACCAGATCGCCAAAGACATGGGCAAGATTGCGCCCGTCAGCCTACGCGTCAACCCGGATGTGGATGCCAAGACGCACCCTTATATCTCAACCGGCCTTAAGGAAAATAAGTTTGGCGTTCCCGCCAGCGAGGCTGGACGGATTTATCAATCGGCACAGCAATATCCGCATATCCGGTTTACTGGCTTGGATTGTCACATCGGTTCCCAGCTCACCGAGCTTGAACCGTTCCAGCAAGCCGGCCATAAGATGCTCAATTTACTCGAAACCTTACAATCGCAAGGTCTTTCCATTGAGCACCTGGATTTGGGCGGCGGCTTGGGCATCCGCTACACCGATGAAACACCGCCAAGCATCAAAGACTATGTTTCCGCGCTATGCGCCGGTACCCGGACAGTCAAACAACGCTTGTTAATCGAACCGGGCCGTTCATTGGTGGGTAATTCCGGTATTTTACTGACGCGGGTTGAATACCTTAAACACACTTCGGCGCGTGATTTCGCCATTGTCGATGCCGCCATGAACGACCTGATGCGACCAGCCTTGTACGATGCTTATCATGCGATCCTGCCCGTGCATCAAAATGCAGGCGAAGCCAGAAACTACCAAGTGGTCGGCCCGGTTTGCGAAACCGGCGATTTTCTCGGTCATGACCGTAAACTCAGTCTGAAGGATGGCGATTTGCTGGCCGTGATGTCCGCCGGCGCCTATGGCATGAGCATGAGCTCAAATTACAACACCCGGCCGCGCGCCGCCGAAATCATGGTCGATCAGGATCAAATCCACATCATCCGGCAACGTGAGACGATCGATCAATTAATGGCTGCTGAGCGCGTACTGCCGCAATAA
- the lptM gene encoding LPS translocon maturation chaperone LptM gives MRLIPALLLSAYLLSACGLKGPLYLPKVEEASTASSDQVEKK, from the coding sequence ATGCGTTTAATTCCAGCCCTGCTGCTCTCCGCTTACTTACTCAGCGCTTGTGGTCTGAAGGGGCCGCTCTACCTTCCCAAGGTTGAGGAAGCCAGCACCGCGTCATCTGATCAAGTAGAGAAAAAATGA
- a CDS encoding ABC-type transport auxiliary lipoprotein family protein — translation MTRILLLLAIICLLPGCTVLHKSQSTAVYDFGIQTPALSQPSVQPAQLRKNSLLVTDTTAPVWLDSKAIHYRLLYHNPTQSYTYASNRWIATPAALFTQQLRNRIVAGTQEQVIKDNSIATADHVLHTELEEFSQVFDTAADSRIVAGLRASLIERSTRKLLAQKDFNITAKAPSADAAGAVSALSAATNQLLDELVNWLAATLPHD, via the coding sequence ATGACCAGAATACTCTTGTTGCTCGCCATCATCTGCCTGCTGCCGGGTTGTACTGTTCTGCATAAATCGCAATCCACAGCTGTGTACGATTTTGGTATCCAGACACCAGCGTTATCCCAGCCATCGGTTCAGCCCGCCCAGCTGCGGAAGAATAGCTTGCTGGTTACGGACACGACAGCGCCGGTATGGCTGGATAGCAAAGCGATTCATTACCGCCTGCTGTATCACAATCCAACACAATCGTACACCTACGCCAGTAATCGCTGGATTGCCACGCCTGCCGCTCTGTTTACGCAGCAGCTGCGCAACCGTATCGTCGCCGGTACGCAAGAACAAGTGATTAAAGACAACAGCATCGCAACTGCCGATCATGTACTACATACCGAGCTGGAAGAATTCTCACAAGTGTTTGATACAGCCGCGGATAGCCGCATTGTGGCCGGTTTGCGCGCCAGTTTGATCGAACGCAGTACACGCAAACTGCTGGCGCAGAAAGATTTCAACATCACGGCAAAAGCGCCTTCGGCCGATGCAGCGGGAGCGGTGTCTGCATTAAGCGCGGCGACTAATCAACTGCTGGATGAATTGGTTAATTGGCTGGCCGCCACATTACCACACGATTAA
- a CDS encoding MlaD family protein has protein sequence MENRAHALVAGIFVIFLSIAIALVTVWFSGSNIQRIDYLVVTKESVSGLNPQSAVHYRGVNIGKVENIEFDPENQQQILVRISVNENVILRSSTYAQLGYQGVTGLAYIQLNDDGIGTDQLAHDARIPMRRSLLDEVAGSGQDLLTNVNQLVLKMNHLLNDENQDQVFHILHNIQKATRNFDGIAGHLQPVLTSFTELTIESATLVKRLDQILGEINITVAKINQKDGIFDSLSHSTQELAMTIPELRNASHSIARSSHNFDKVLHQLEENPQSLLFGRPSPLPGPGEAGFVSPKE, from the coding sequence ATGGAAAACCGTGCCCATGCCCTCGTAGCAGGTATCTTTGTCATTTTTCTGAGCATCGCCATCGCTTTAGTGACGGTGTGGTTTAGTGGCAGCAACATTCAGCGCATCGATTATCTCGTCGTCACCAAAGAATCGGTGAGCGGGCTTAATCCGCAGTCGGCGGTGCATTATCGCGGTGTTAACATCGGTAAAGTTGAAAATATCGAATTTGATCCGGAGAATCAGCAGCAAATTCTTGTGCGTATTTCAGTGAACGAGAATGTCATACTCAGAAGCAGCACTTACGCGCAGTTGGGCTATCAAGGCGTTACCGGATTGGCTTACATTCAACTGAACGACGATGGCATCGGTACTGATCAACTGGCCCATGACGCGCGAATCCCGATGCGCCGTTCATTGCTCGACGAAGTCGCCGGATCCGGGCAGGACTTACTCACCAATGTCAATCAGTTAGTGTTAAAAATGAACCATTTGCTGAACGATGAGAATCAAGATCAAGTTTTCCATATTCTGCATAATATTCAAAAAGCCACGCGCAATTTTGATGGTATTGCCGGTCACTTGCAGCCTGTGCTCACCTCATTCACTGAACTCACAATCGAATCAGCGACGCTGGTTAAACGTCTGGATCAGATCCTGGGTGAAATCAATATAACCGTTGCCAAAATCAATCAGAAAGATGGCATTTTTGACAGCTTGTCGCACAGCACGCAAGAACTGGCCATGACGATTCCTGAATTGCGCAATGCCAGTCACAGCATTGCCCGTAGTTCGCATAATTTTGATAAGGTTTTGCATCAATTGGAAGAAAACCCGCAAAGTTTATTATTTGGCCGCCCTTCCCCCTTGCCGGGTCCTGGAGAAGCCGGTTTTGTGTCCCCCAAGGAGTAA